The Stackebrandtia nassauensis DSM 44728 genome includes the window CTGGCGGCGGCCCGGGAGCATTCCGAGGCCACCGGCGCGGTGTTCATCCACCCCTTCGACCACCCGGACGTCATCGCCGGGCAGGGGACGGTGGCCTGCGAGATCTTCGAACAGTGCCCGGAGGTCAAGACCATTGTGGCCGGTGTCGGCGGCGGTGGCCTGATCTCGGGCATCGGGGTGGCGGCCAAGGCGCTGCGTCCCGAGGTGAAGGTGATCGGGGTGCAGGCCGAGCAGGCCGCGGCCATGCCGCCGTCGCTGCGGGCCGGGCGGCCGGTGCGGTTGTCGTCGTACGCGACCATCGCCGACGGCATCAAGGTGGGCCGCCCCGGAGAGGTGACCTTCCCGCACGTGCGTGACCTCGTCGACGACGTCGTGACGGTGTCCGAGGAGGACATCACGCAGGCGGTGCTGGTCCTGTTGGAGCGCAACAAACTGCTCGTCGAGCCCGCCGGGGTCGTGGGTGCCGCGGCCCTGCTGAGCGGGGTGCTGGCCGCCGAACCGCCCACCGTGGTGGTGCTGTCGGGCGGCAATATCGACCCGCTGTTGTTGTTGCGGCTCATCGAACACGGCCTGGCGGCCTCGGGCCGGTTCCTGCGGTTCACGGTGCGCTGCTCCGACGTGCCCGGGGTGCTGGCGTCCATGTTGGGCCTGATCGCCGAACGCGGCGGCAACGTCATCGACGTCATGCACCAGCGCTACGACCGCGGCCACTACGTCGGCGAGGTGACGGTGGCGCTGTCGGTGGAGACCCGCGGCGACGACCACGCCGCGCACCTCCTGTCGGCGCTGAAGGACGCGGGCTACGCCGTGACGATGCAGGGCTCCGGTGCTCACTGAGGACTGACGGCCGCCTGTGCCCTCCGACACAGGAGTGTCGGTGCCGACCACTAAGCTTTCGCTTGTGGGACAACCATTGGATGAGATTGTGGAAAAGGGCTGGGCCAAGGCTTTGGCGCCGGTCGCCGACAAGATAGCCGAGATGGGGGATTTCCTGCGCGCCGAAGTCGCGGCGGGACGCAAGTATCTTCCCGCCGGGGAAAACGTGCTGCGGGCCTTCAAACAGCCCTTCGATGAGGTCAAGGTCCTCATCGTCGGCCAGGACCCGTACCCGACGCCGGGGCACCCGATCGGGTTGAGCTTCGCGGTCGCGCCGGACGTGCGTCCGCTGCCCAAGAGCCTCGTCAACATCTTCAACGAGTACAAGAGCGACCTCGGCTTTCCGTTGCCCACCAACGGAGACCTGACTCCGTGGACCAACGAGGGCGTGTTGCTGCTCAACCGGGCGCTGTCGGTGGCTCCCGGCGCTCCCGCCTCCCACCGCGGCAAGGGCTGGGAGGAGGTCACCGAGCAGGCCATCAAGGCGCTGGCACAGCGCGGCAGCCCGCTGGTGGCGATCCTGTGGGGACGCGACGCCCGCAACCTGCGGCCGATGCTCGGCGAACTGCCCTGCATCGAGTCGCCGCACCCGTCCCCGCTGTCGGCCCGCAGCGGCTTCTTCGGCTCCCGGCCGTTCAGCCGCGCCAACGAACTGCTGACCGAGCAGGGTGCCGAACCGGTGAACTGGCGGCTGCCGTCCCCGGAGGACGCGGCGTAGTCTGTAACCGTGATCGAGATTCTGGCCGAGGAAGGCGTCAACAACTTCGGTGACACCCGTGGCGGTGGCCTGGCCGGGCCGACCGGCCTGTTCATCATCGTGGTGCTGGCCATCGTGACCGTGCTGCTGATCCGCAACATGAACAAGCGCATCAAGCGGCTGCCCGCCGAGTTCCCCAGGCAGGACGACACCGCCGTCAACTCCGAGGCCAAGAAGACCGACTGAACCTCAGCGACGTTCGACCCCGCGCCCAT containing:
- the ilvA gene encoding threonine ammonia-lyase, which encodes MTSLVTVDEVFAARKALSGFARVTPMEPSRGMDSVPGPVYFKCENLQRAGSYKVRGAYVRISRLSKAERARGVVAASAGNHAQGVAVAAAELGAAATVFMPSGAPLPKVAATRGYGARVELVGSTVEDCLAAAREHSEATGAVFIHPFDHPDVIAGQGTVACEIFEQCPEVKTIVAGVGGGGLISGIGVAAKALRPEVKVIGVQAEQAAAMPPSLRAGRPVRLSSYATIADGIKVGRPGEVTFPHVRDLVDDVVTVSEEDITQAVLVLLERNKLLVEPAGVVGAAALLSGVLAAEPPTVVVLSGGNIDPLLLLRLIEHGLAASGRFLRFTVRCSDVPGVLASMLGLIAERGGNVIDVMHQRYDRGHYVGEVTVALSVETRGDDHAAHLLSALKDAGYAVTMQGSGAH
- a CDS encoding uracil-DNA glycosylase, with product MGQPLDEIVEKGWAKALAPVADKIAEMGDFLRAEVAAGRKYLPAGENVLRAFKQPFDEVKVLIVGQDPYPTPGHPIGLSFAVAPDVRPLPKSLVNIFNEYKSDLGFPLPTNGDLTPWTNEGVLLLNRALSVAPGAPASHRGKGWEEVTEQAIKALAQRGSPLVAILWGRDARNLRPMLGELPCIESPHPSPLSARSGFFGSRPFSRANELLTEQGAEPVNWRLPSPEDAA